A single genomic interval of Xyrauchen texanus isolate HMW12.3.18 chromosome 48, RBS_HiC_50CHRs, whole genome shotgun sequence harbors:
- the peak3 gene encoding inactive tyrosine-protein kinase PEAK1, which translates to MHQITDYALLGASGGMPPPSLPIKQRRSKSSSSSSIQDLELKVGDLHSSGPQTPLSPFTEVFSTPTDCNASHCPIHHRYEQHQARFFSDQTPPPIPQKTLMRTLSLPTDALDPPYQDKISNYENPLYMLTPLQGPLILKEEDKEEQHQAQSMYQMTFDMPDEQLYGFFRSFQSHEQVSVGIQKCYLHFLRNTLQNIEMKVYLNEQEMENAKTSQPNDFLLCGQQWTKRDIFYLVHCPKIPGRMFSAKVHKGNSESDCSTPMLHPNIEQSVVHFPLSTFMDQTCASQSETAQTTPESSQGSGTEVCHQQTVVSLLMKGVSVTVVRDFPLGTLEDFVKDGHTLHWTHPKVYERRLCLIVLQLVLGLQHLGSYNAIHRELKPQSVMLVWPSIKLVASRENPTEIKKGRDINEISIPNENLKGEMCQTLWEKWGTPRVVLNSHVEKEVFQATTSLEFQLGNLLKNCLHLTDSGLSMWKTPQDTPYIQGLLWLVTHLTSEKPGLLMADVPGVLQALLWGPRKRLFQQNQQESTVLSNWLLLKRSLLVLKLAERGLFHNHHSLDWEDYLCLQYLSFTNSENLCTVTEQMGLHDFVRTA; encoded by the exons ATGCACCAGATAACCGACTATGCGCTCCTTGGAGCCTCAGGAGGGATGCCACCACCTTCACTGCCCATCAAACAGCGCAG GAGCAAGTCCTCCAGCTCAAGCTCCATTCAGGATCTAGAGTTAAAGGTAGGAGATCTACACTCATCTGGACCACAGACCCCTTTGTCTCCGTTTACAGAGGTGTTCAGCACACCTACTGACTGTAATGCTTCCCACTGTCCTATACATCATCGCTATG AACAACACCAGGCGAGATTCTTCTCAGACCAAACTCCTCCTCCAATACCCCAAAAGACTCTGATGAGAACCCTATCCCTCCCAACGGATGCTCTTGACCCACCTTACCAAGATAAAATCTCTAACTATGAAAATCCCCTCTACATGTTAACACCATTACAAGGCCCACTGATACTAAAAGAGGAGGACAAAGAGGAGCAACATCAAGCTCAGTCCATGTACCAGATGACCTTTGATATGCCAGATGAACAGCTTTACGGATTCTTCAGAAGCTTCCAAAGCCATGAGCAAGTTTCTGTGGGGATTCAAAAGTGTTATCTTCATTTCCTGAGGAACACATTACAGAACATTGAAATGAAAGTCTATCTAAATGAGCAGGAAATGGAGAACGCGAAGACATCTCAGCCTAATGACTTTCTATTGTGTGGGCAACAGTGGACTAAGAGGGATATTTTCTACTTGGTGCATTGTCCAAAGATTCCTGGAAGGATGTTTTCAGCAAAG GTTCACAAAGGGAATTCCGAATCAGATTGCTCTACACCTATGCTGCATCCAAATATAGAACAAAGTGTGGTCCATTTCCCGCTAAGCACATTTATGGATCAAACTTGTGCCTCACAATCAGAGACTGCTCAGACAACACCAGAGTCATCACAAGGGAGCGGCACAGAGGTATGTCATCAGCAAACGGTTGTCTCTCTTTTAATGAAAGGTGTCAGTGTGACTGTAGTAAGAGACTTTCCACTGGGAACACTGGAGGACTTTGTTAAGGATGGACACACGTTACACTGGACTCATCCTAAGGTTTATGAAAGGAGGCTTTGTCTTATTGTCCTCCAGTTGGTACTAGGACTTCAGCACTTAGGATCTTATAATGCCATTCACAGGGAACTGAAACCACAGAGTGTTATGTTAGTGTGGCCTAGTATCAAGTTGGTTGCAAGTAGGGAAAACCCAACAGAGATCAAGAAGGGAAGGGACATAAATGAGATCTCAATACCCAATGAGAATTTGAAAGGTGAGATGTGTCAAACCCTATGGGAGAAGTGGGGCACTCCTCGTGTAGTGCTGAACAGCCATGTAGAGAAAGAGGTCTTTCAAGCAACAACTTCCCTGGAGTTCCAGTTGGGGAACTTGCTAAAGAACTGTCTGCATCTTACCGACAGTGGGTTGTCAATGTGGAAAACACCACAAGACACTCCTTACATTCAAGGTTTGCTATGGCTGGTCACCCATCTTACATCCGAGAAACCAGGACTACTAATGGCCGATGTGCCAGGTGTCCTCCAGGCCTTACTTTGGGGTCCACGAAAGAGACTCTTCCAGCAAAACCAACAAGAGAGCACTGTACTTTCTAATTGGCTGCTCCTGAAGCGATCTCTTTTGGTTCTCAAGCTTGCAGAGAGGGGACTGTTTCACAATCACCATAGCTTGGACTGGGAAGACTATCTCTGTCTGCAATACCTATCCTTCACTAACTCTGAGAATTTGTGTACTGTTACTGAACAAATGGGCCTTCATGACTTTGTTAGAACAGCTTag